The Arachis duranensis cultivar V14167 unplaced genomic scaffold, aradu.V14167.gnm2.J7QH unplaced_Scaffold_232527, whole genome shotgun sequence genome contains a region encoding:
- the LOC127744190 gene encoding glucomannan 4-beta-mannosyltransferase 2-like, with protein sequence MDMEGAEGVKVFIPESIQGVSNHLAGQIQMIWEVVKAPLIVPLLKLSVYISLAMALMLFIERLYMGIVIILVKLFWKKPEKRYNYEPIQDDVELGSSNFPVVLIQIPMFNEREVYKVSIGAACNLSWPADRLVIQVLDDSTDPVVKQMVEMECQRWASKGINITYQIRENRTGYKAGALKEGLKRSYVKHCEYVAIFDADFRPEPDFLRRAVPFLIGNPDIALVQARWRFVNADECLLTRMQEMSLDYHFTVEQEVGSATHAFFGFNGTAGIWRIGAINEAGGWKDRTTVEDMDLAVRASLRGWKFVYLGDLQAKSELPSTLRAFRFQQHRWSCGPANLFRKMVMEIVRNKKVRFWKKVYVIYSFFFVRKIIAHMVTFFFYCVVLPLTILVPEVHVPIWGAVYIPSIITILNSVGTPRSIHLLFYWILFENVMSLHRTKATFIGLLEAGRANEWVVTEKLGDSVNNKNKDASKNKANNNAIKAPVKKPRSKFFERLNTLELGFAAFLFFCGCYDFVHGKNNYFVYLFLQTITFSIVGFGYVGTIV encoded by the exons ATGGATATGGAGGGAGCAGAAGGAGTGAAGGTATTCATACCAGAGTCAATCCAGGGTGTGAGTAACCACTTGGCGGGGCAGATTCAGATGATATGGGAGGTTGTGAAGGCGCCATTGATAGTACCACTGTTGAAGCTTTCCGTCTACATTTCCTTAGCAATGGCGCTCATGCTTTTCATCGAGAGGCTCTACATGGGCATTGTCATCATCCTCGTCAAGCTCTTCTGGAAGAAACCGGAAAAACGCTACAATTACGAGCCCATCCAAGACGATGTCGAGCTTGGCAGCTCTAACTTCCCTGTCGTCCTCATCCAAATCCCAATGTTCAACGAAAGAGag GTTTACAAGGTTTCCATTGGAGCAGCTTGTAATCTTTCTTGGCCTGCTGACCGTCTCGTGATCCAAGTCCTGGATGATTCTACGGATCCCGTGGTTAAG CAAATGGTGGAGATGGAATGTCAGAGATGGGCGAGCAAAGGGATAAACATAACGTACCAAATCAGAGAGAACAGAACGGGGTACAAAGCGGGTGCACTCAAAGAAGGTCTAAAACGTAGCTACGTCAAGCACTGTGAGTACGTGGCAATCTTCGATGCTGATTTCAGGCCTGAGCCTGATTTCCTCCGTAGAGCCGTTCCTTTCTTGATTGGCAACCCTGACATCGCTCTTGTTCAAGCTCGCTGGAGATTtg TGAATGCTGACGAGTGTTTGCTGACAAGAATGCAAGAGATGTCCCTTGATTACCATTTCACAGTGGAGCAAGAAGTTGGATCAGCCACTCATGCTTTCTTTGGTTTCAATG GGACAGCAGGTATTTGGAGAATTGGTGCAATCAATGAAGCAGGAGGGTGGAAAGACCGAACAACAGTGGAGGACATGGATCTTGCTGTTCGTGCTAGTCTTAGGGGATGGAAATTTGTCTACCTTGGAGACCTCCAG gCCAAAAGTGAGCTTCCAAGTACTCTGAGGGCCTTCAGGTTCCAGCAACACAGATGGTCTTGTGGTCCTGCTAATCTGTTCCGCAAAATGGTGATGGAGATTGTAAGGAACAAG AAAGTGAGATTTTGGAAGAAAGTGTACGTTATATACAGCTTCTTCTTTGTTAGAAAGATCATAGCTCACATGGTCACATTCTTCTTCTACTGTGTTGTGCTTCCACTCACAATCTTGGTCCCTGAGGTTCATGTTCCAATCTGGGGTGCTGTTTATATCCCTTCCATCATCACCATCCTCAATTCAGTTGGAACACCAAG GTCAATTCACCTGTTGTTCTACTGGATCCTTTTTGAGAATGTGATGTCATTGCATCGAACAAAAGCAACATTCATAGGTCTGTTAGAAGCTGGGAGAGCCAATGAGTGGGTTGTTACTGAGAAACTTGGTGATTCTGTcaataacaagaacaaagaTGCTTCCAAGAACAAAGCCAATAATAATGCCATCAAAGCACCAGTCAAGAAACCAAGATCCAAGTTTTTCGAAAG ACTTAACACGTTGGAGCTTGGATTTGCTGCATTCCTCTTCTTCTGTGGATGCTATGACTTTGTGCATGGAAAGAACAACTACTTTGTGTACCTATTCCTTCAGACCATAACCTTCTCAATTGTTGGATTTGGCTACGTTGGTACCATTGTCTAA
- the LOC127744176 gene encoding histone deacetylase HDT1-like, translated as MEFWGAEVKVGEIVKVDNKESDVCIHLSQVALGESKKDKSSEPVVVYLKVGEQKFVVGTLNKEKFPQIALDLVVEKEFELSHTSKNASVHFCGYKTPVADDEEDDFSDDSSDEDHPLPVAQNGKTEVKVEEVKVSQSKKPDAQAGASKQVKVVEPKKTEDSDDESDEDDEIDSSDEEMEDGESDEEGESDEDDDEEDTPPKKVDQGKKRQNESATKTPISNKKAKNATPEKTDAKKGGHTATPHPAKKGGKTPNSDGKDTPKSGGQFLCKSCNKNFNSETGLQQHSKAKHGQ; from the exons ATGGAGTTTTGGG gTGCTGAGGTTAAGGTTGGTGAGATTGTTAAAGTAGACAACAAGGAATCTGATGTCTGCATACACCTTTCTCAG GTTGCTCTTGGTGAGTCCAAGAAGGACAAATCCAGTGAGCCTGTGGTTGTTTATTTGAAAGTTGGAGAACAGAAATTTGTTGTGGGAACCCTTAACAAGGAGAAGTTTCCTCAAATTGCTCTTGATTTGGTTGTTGAGAAGGAGTTTGAGCTTTCCCACACTTCCAAGAACGCCAGTGTCCACTTTTGTGGATACAAGACACCTGTCGCTGATGA TGAGGAGGATGATTTTTCAG ACGATAGTAGTGATGAGGATCATCCATTGCCAGTTGCACAAAATG GAAAAACTGAAGTAAAAGTTGAGGAAGTAAAGGTTTCTCAATCTAAAAAACCTGATGCTCAGGCTGGTGCATCAAAACAAGTAAAGGTAGTTGAACCAAAGAAAACAGAGGATTCAGACGATGAATCTGATGAGGATGATGAAATTGACAGTTCAGATGAAGAG ATGGAGGATGGCGAGAGTGATGAGGAGGGTGAaagtgatgaagatgatgatgaggaagatacCCCACCCAAGAAG gtGGACCAAGGAAAGAAGAGGCAAAATGAATCCGCGACAAAAACTCCTATTTCTAACAAGAAAGCAAAAAATGCTACCCCTGAAAAGACCG ATGCTAAGAAAGGTGGCCATACAGCAACTCCTCACCCAGCAAAGAAGGGTGGAAAGACTCCAAACAGTGATGGCAAGGACACTCCCAAGTCTGGTGGACAATTCCTCTGCAAAAGTTGCAACAA GAATTTCAATTCTGAAACTGGTCTCCAACAACATAGCAAGGCTAAGCATGGTCAGTGA